In a genomic window of Brettanomyces nanus chromosome 1, complete sequence:
- a CDS encoding uncharacterized protein (BUSCO:EOG09342E30~EggNog:ENOG41), whose translation MWRLVQTGLSVVAGTAEPEYGPDSIRPVGSDLKEGEKCYSDLTREEMHFRAPEYTNVETQVFYFEDEIWSGFAQIIHSNMVGLHTTAQFTFKIFKKEEPEKYVWTSTHLNNFHIDNGTDFFADDLSIVLSEDGTTYTINSSVNLRSEVIDLKLVHIGQGIKFGKDGTTYYGLDPENPWGSMRHIFWPRCHVSGEIVTREYRQPELDEQSESGEYLELDSTDAKLLIKEESAKLTDALGMYVMALQGMKPQHAAASWDFLNYQSPEYSVVLMEFTTPPSYNRTTVSTAMIVDKEGKVVLCSLDNKTEHLDTFKDEYCGWMVPRKVSYTLKGVDEDGVETVAVISADLKRMSERVDVMSEIPQFVKNIVSAAAGTKPFIYQFSNTMNLLVKVNGEQVINEDGYGYSETTFIRSASCVEEPHASQGDEAYDLLLSPQALSSEESEWVLFGAQPEQNQQCSEILSFDDESIVDHLDDFTEFRDQQDIKERRNITNERIERWRRDQVNVLVSELVQADSGRMRDSEARDLIKTWTFAERGVNRIGICTSIDKYYGDCIIRGYGEDDIIVIKQVLSDFSQYLKCSIKERRRSSVESRAALSCASMSSSKMMNNPCLDKYIPMFLRNLIEKKSVEKFWDEGSLVTSESIVGY comes from the exons ATGTGGAGGCTTGTTCAAACGGGCTTATCCGTTGTAGCAGGTACTGCGGAACCTGAATACGGTCCGGATTCTATTCGTCCAGTTGGTTCGGACTTGAAAGAGGGAGAAAAGTGCTATTCGGATCTAACAAGAGAGGAAATGCACTTCCGGGCTCCAGAATACACCAACGTAGAAACACAGGTGTTTTATTTCGAAGACGAGATTTGGTCTGGTTTTGCTCAGATCATTCATTCCAATATGGTTGGGTTGCACACGACTGCACAGTTTACGTTCAAgattttcaaaaaggaagaacCTGAGAAATACGTTTGGACTTCGACCCATTTGAACAATTTTCATATAGACAATGGCACTGATTTCTTTGCCGATGATTTGAGTATCGTTTTAAGTGAGGATGGTACCACGTACACGATCAATTCCAGCGTGAACCTGCGGTCTGAGGTGATTGATTTGAAACTTGTTCACATCGGTCAAGGTATCAAGTTTGGCAAGGATGGAACAACGTACTATGGGTTAGATCCAGAGAATCCTTGGGGTTCTATGAGACATATTTTTTGGCCAAGATGTCATGTGAGTGGTGAAATCGTTACTAGAGAATATAGACAGCCGGAATTGGATGAACAGTCAGAATCCGGTGAATATTTGGAGCTTGATTCCACAGATGCCAAGCTTCTGATTAAAGAGGAATCAGCTAAGCTTACGGATGCATTAGGAATGTATGTGATGGCTTTGCAAGGTATGAAACCTCAGCACGCAGCAGCTTCGTGGGATTTCCTCAATTATCAGTCTCCCGAGTATTCTGTTGTTTTAATGGAGTTCACCACTCCTCCTTCGTATAATAGAACTACGGTAAGTACGGCCATGATAGTGGATAAGGAGGGTAAAGTGGTTCTGTGTTCTTTGGATAACAAGACAGAGCATTTGGACactttcaaagatgaaTACTGCGGATGGATGGTTCCTCGGAAGGTTTCCTACACTTTGAAGGGAGTCGATGAAGACGGTGTAGAGACAGTGGCAGTTATATCTGCTGATTTAAAAAGAATGTCCGAAAGAGTGGATGTCATGAGCGAAATCCCCCAGTTTGTCAAGAATATTGTTTCTGCTGCCGCAGGAACTAAGCCATTTATCTATCAGTTCAGTAACACAATGAATTTGCTAGTTAAAGTGAACGGAGAGCAGGTGATTAATGAAGATGGTTACGGTTATAGTGAGACCACCTTTATCA GATCTGCATCTTGTGTAGAGGAGCCGCATGCAAGCCAAGGTGACGAAGCTTATGACTTGCTCTTGTCTCCTCAGGCATTATCTagtgaagaaagtgaaTGGGTTTTGTTTGGGGCACAACCTGAGCAAAATCAGCAATGCTCAGAGATCCTTAGTTTCGATGACGAGTCTATAGTGGATCATTTGGACGATTTCACCGAATTCAGAGACCAGCAGGATATAAAAGAGCGTCGTAATATAACAAACGAACGAATTGAACGATGGCGAAGAGATCAGGTCAATGTGCTGGTGTCAGAGCTGGTTCAAGCAGATAGTGGGCGAATGCGTGATTCTGAAGCACGTGATTTGATCAAGACGTGGACTTTTGCTGAGCGAGGTGTTAATAGGATTGGCATTTGCACTTCAATCGACAAGTATTATGGGGATTGTATAATACGAGGTTACGGAGAGGACGATATAATAGTGATCAAGCAGGTTTTGAGTGATTTTTCCCAGTACTTGAAATGCAGTATTAAAGAACGAAGACGATCATCAGTTGAGTCACGTGCTGCATTATCCTGTGCTTCAATGAGTAGCTCTAAAATGATGAACAACCCATGTCTTGACAAGTACATTCCGATGTTTTTGAGGAACcttatagagaagaaatctgtGGAGAAGTTTTGGGATGAGGGTAGTTTAGTTACATCGGAGAGTATTGTGGGTTATTAG
- a CDS encoding uncharacterized protein (EggNog:ENOG41): MFFKSKFDPDTFEKELRKLSVEITRNERQLRVWKTKKSQYMRQLPIYLISGYVIYLGYIYMRNRYKNLKVVSFAMAIAMAIGCFIYMERHLLDYIISAKERHIEGLKERHSEKLALLKEKTNFNRTKDMLVRYSNGDDIEELEKEVKQNELKRQEYLKKIENDPNRDSSHVYGGLMDLMMGQDEMSSDRRYALICEKCLQHNGLAPPGEVNVKYICPRCGWLNGSEVKDVTATKSPAEIEEPLDNHLPELGIVQDGASTNSTD, translated from the coding sequence ATGTTCTTTAAATCTAAATTTGATCCCGATACGTTCGAGAAAGAGCTCCGGAAATTATCGGTGGAAATCACTAGAAATGAGCGACAGTTACGGGTGTGgaaaacgaagaagagccaGTATATGAGGCAGTTGCCTATATATCTGATTTCCGGCTATGTGATATACTTGGGATACATTTATATGAGGAATCGGTACAAGAACTTAAAGGTAGTGAGCTTTGCCATGGCCATTGCTATGGCAATTGGTTGTTTCATCTATATGGAAAGGCATTTGCTTGATTATATAATCAGTGCTAAAGAGCGTCATATTGAGGGATTGAAAGAGAGGCACAGTGAAAAGTTGGCGTTGTTAAAGGAAAAGACAAACTTCAACCGGACGAAGGATATGTTGGTGAGATACTCGAACGGCGATGACATTGAAGAgttagagaaagaggtgaaaCAGAATGAGTTGAAAAGACaggaatatttgaagaagatagaaaatGATCCTAATCGTGATTCTAGTCACGTGTACGGAGGATTAATGGATTTAATGATGGGGCAAGATGAGATGAGTTCGGACAGAAGGTATGCATTGATTTGCGAGAAGTGTCTGCAGCATAATGGACTAGCGCCACCTGGAGAGGTAAATGTGAAGTATATATGTCCTAGATGTGGATGGCTGAATGGATCCGAGGTGAAGGATGTGACTGCAACGAAGTCGCCGGCAGAAATAGAAGAGCCATTAGACAATCACTTACCTGAATTGGGAATAGTTCAGGACGGCGCAAGTACAAATTCTACCGATTAG
- a CDS encoding uncharacterized protein (CAZy:GH31~BUSCO:EOG093409LB), translating to MPLRFLSKALTIIQDDHLGKVNAVLLKELNDGTYIDLALNISVITDYSLRVQVDEIDRQLSIAGNITSPVTETRYNETSYWAFKESPQNIAFKHSLQSDMLSLQYGHDNDHQYKAEIFLYPFKINLFYRNVLQLVLNEGNLLNVEHYRSRKSEEKEDSRDVLPEESTFDAYNDEFKDSKGDTLPFGPESVAADIDLIGFSHVYGIPEHADSLSLKDTSDTEPYRLFNVDIFEYPVQSKYPMYGSIPFMVGVKPEASVGIFWVNSADTYVDITKTALSYVDDKAIDPIEGVDFSSVSTHWMSENGILDVILIAKDTPSEVSSCYGALTGYVELPNIFSLGYHQSRWNYNDEKDVLSVANSFDEHEIPCDAIWLDIDYADGKKYFTWKPDMFPEPERMEAKLNETGKKLVVIVDPHFKTGYEISDQLMKRGIAIRNSDGKDAYKGHCWPGESVWIDTLNPNSQEYWEELFSNGSNLLGYSTNVHLWNDMNEPSIFNGPETSAPKDLLHYGNWEHRSVHNLFGLTYHEATYRSLVARNPSIRPFVLTRSFFAGSQRTCAMWTGDNIAKWEYLRESIRMCLTMNVAGFPFAGADVGGFFHNPDSELLVRWYQTGIWYPFFRAHSHIDSRRREPYLIEQPYQSYIREALLLRYKLMPLLYTQFRKSYKSGMPILKPLFYDRPENPGTYSIDDEFFLENLLVKPIMAQNQTSVSMYLPDDRKYYNFFNFTETLQGEGYHDGIRAALNEVPVYLREGSMIPTKERYRRSAKLMTYDPYTLYFATDENGNAKGQLYVDDGESFGYRDNGDYLELEMSVERGSRIQSKVVGGSGNGLFTSTLDSVRVERIILINCNATGNSVTVQQGEQRWAVDLIEENGYNIIRNPAVSINKDWAITL from the exons ATGCCTCTCAGATTTCTCAGCAAGGCTCTAACTATCATTCAAG ATGATCATTTGGGTAAGGTGAATGCTGTATTACTCAAAGAGCTCAATGACGGTACCTATATTGATCTAGCTCTCAATATATCTGTTATAACTGACTACTCTCTTCGTGTGCAGGTTGATGAGATCGATCGACAGCTTTCAATTGCCGGAAATATCACTTCCCCTGTCACTGAAACACGATATAATGAAACCAGTTACTGGGCATTTAAGGAAAGCCCTCAAAACATTGCATTCAAGCACTCTTTGCAGAGTGATATGCTTTCTTTACAGTATGGACATGATAATGATCATCAATATAAAGCTGAAATATTTCTTTATCCATTTAAGATCAATTTGTTTTACAGAAATGTGCTTCAATTGGTTCTTAATGAAGGTAACTTACTCAATGTGGAGCATTATAGATCCCGCAAAAGTGaggaaaaagaggattCTAGAGATGTTTTACCTGAAGAATCTACATTTGACGCTTACAATGACGAGTTTAAGGACTCTAAAGGAGACACTTTACCCTTCGGACCAGAATCTGTTGCTGCAGATATTGATTTGATAGGTTTTTCTCATGTTTATGGTATTCCTGAGCATGCAGATTCGCTTTCTTTAAAGGATACATCTGATACAGAGCCTTACAGATTGTTCAATGTCGACATCTTTGAGTATCCTGTTCAATCAAAATATCCGATGTACGGATCGATTCCGTTTATGGTGGGTGTTAAACCTGAAGCCAGTGTTGGTATTTTCTGGGTCAACAGTGCAGATACTTATGTCGATATAACGAAAACTGCACTTTCATATGTAGACGATAAGGCGATTGATCCGATTGAAGGAGTagatttttcttctgtttcgACTCATTGGATGTCCGAGAATGGAATTCTGGACGTGATACTTATAGCCAAAGACACTCCTAGTGAGGTCAGTTCATGCTATGGTGCTCTCACCGGTTATGTGGAGCTGCCTAATATTTTCTCCTTAGGTTATCATCAATCCCGATGGAACtacaatgatgaaaaggacGTTTTAAGTGTAGCAAACTCATTTGATGAGCATGAAATTCCATGCGATGCCATCTGGTTGGATATTGATTATGCCGATGGTAAGAAATATTTCACATGGAAACCGGATATGTTTCCTGAACCTGAAAGAATGGAAGCCAAGTTGAATGAAACCGGTAAAAAGTTAGTTGTCATTGTGGATCCTCACTTTAAGACAGGCTATGAGATAAGTGACCAATTAATGAAAAGGGGTATAGCCATACGCAATTCTGATGGCAAAGATGCATACAAGGGACACTGTTGGCCTGGAGAATCTGTTTGGATCGATACCCTTAATCCAAATTCCCAAGAATACTGGGAAGAGCTATTTAGTAACGGCTCCAATCTTCTAGGATACTCAACGAATGTTCATTTGTGGAACGACATGAACGAGCCATCGATTTTCAATGGTCCGGAAACGAGTGCCCCAAAGGATTTGCTTCACTATGGCAACTGGGAGCATCGTTCTGTGCATAATTTATTTGGTTTGACCTACCATGAAGCTACCTATCGCTCTTTGGTGGCACGAAATCCCTCTATTCGTCCATTTGTTCTTACTAGGTCATTTTTTGCTGGCTCGCAGCGAACCTGTGCCATGTGGACCGGGGATAACATTGCCAAATGGGAGTACTTGAGAGAGTCTATACGCATGTGTCTCACCATGAATGTTGCCGGCTTCCCTTTTGCAGGAGCAGACGTAGGGGGCTTTTTCCACAATCCAGACTCGGAACTACTAGTCAGATGGTATCAAACTGGTATATGGTATCCATTTTTTCGAGCTCATTCTCATATTGACTCAAGACGAAGAGAGCCTTACCTTATTGAACAACCTTATCAGAGTTATATCAGGGAGGCATTGTTGCTTCGTTATAAATTGATGCCGTTGTTGTACACGCAATTTCGCAAGAGCTATAAGAGCGGAATGCCTATTTTAAAGCCACTTTTCTACGATAGACCAGAAAATCCCGGTACGTATAGCATTGATGACGAGTTCTTCCTGGAAAATTTACTAGTCAAGCCAATCATGGCTCAGAATCAAACAAGTGTCAGCATGTATTTGCCTGATGACCGGAAATACTAtaactttttcaatttcacAGAAACGTTACAGGGGGAGGGATACCACGATGGAATTCGGGCGGCATTAAACGAGGTTCCTGTGTATCTAAGAGAAGGATCAATGATTccaaccaaagaaagatacaGGCGCTCGGCCAAGTTGATGACTTACGATCCTTATACATTATACTTTGCTACGGATGAAAACGGCAACGCAAAAGGACAATTGTATGTTGACGATGGTGAAAGCTTTGGTTACCGAGACAATGGTGACTACTTAGAATTAGAAATGAGCGTTGAGAGGGGCAGTAGGATCCAGAGTAAGGTTGTAGGTGGAAGTGGAAATGGATTGTTTACGAGTACTTTAGACAGCGTTAGAGTGGAAAGAATCATTCTCATTAATTGCAACGCAACAGGAAATAGCGTCACTGTACAACAAGGAGAACAGCGATGGGCTGTAGATTtgattgaagagaatggttACAATATTATTCGAAATCCGGCCGTGTCCATCAACAAGGACTGGGCTATTACACTCTGA
- a CDS encoding uncharacterized protein (CAZy:GT58~BUSCO:EOG09341UC6): MAPSGKEETSSSPPPFSWSELAKDAVWSMKSLVINPEFCRIVVFPLLIAESIAMEVIILNVPYTEIDYSTYMQQIDLIEKGELHYSQVAGDTGPIVYPGGYVWIYSWMKFLTNGIENLRLGQEAFRILYLATLLLVFVAYFLTGAHIRPYLLYLLVLSKRLHSIYVLRLFNDCFATFFSVAAVVALQVAARVKVSGGFTSKNSRWLIVLCLLAADLLAVAISVKMNALLYLPGFLVVVYFLCNENLLKTALVSLFGFLVELGMNSKFLFDSDLQVRTEFISNAFDFGRQFLFEWSVNWKFLGPQLFSSRVFHTALLILHVIVLLAFLFCRWLSKSLIGKSLSQFIRDAITKPHQDTICQDNVIFSPDNSTNFVLWVMTLSNFIGVLFSRSLHYQFLCWYSYSLPYLLYTTGLPMVVITALFAAHEWCWDVYPSTPVSSAVLVSILLIVVVANYLSNPFRIVRQDTKSKEE, encoded by the coding sequence ATGGCTCCAAGCGGTAAAGAGGAAACTTCTTCTAGTCCACCACCATTTTCTTGGTCtgaattggccaaagatGCAGTGTGGTCGATGAAATCGTTAGTGATCAACCCGGAATTCTGCCGGATCGTGGTTTTTCCACTTTTGATAGCTGAGTCAATCGCTATGGAGGTAATTATCCTCAATGTTCCTTACACAGAGATCGATTATTCAACTTACATGCAGCAGATCGACCTTATTGAGAAGGGAGAACTTCATTATAGCCAGGTAGCTGGAGATACTGGCCCCATAGTCTACCCAGGAGGCTACGTTTGGATTTATTCGTGGATGAAGTTTCTTACTAACGGCATAGAGAACTTGCGTTTGGGTCAGGAGGCCTTCCGGATTCTCTACTTGGCAACCTTGTTGCTTGTGTTTGTGGCATACTTCCTCACTGGGGCACATATTCGGCCTTATCTGTTGTATCTGCTTGTGTTGTCCAAAAGATTGCACTCCATTTACGTTTTAAGACTGTTTAACGACTGTTTTGCgacctttttctctgtaGCTGCCGTTGTGGCGTTGCAGGTTGCTGCCAGGGTTAAGGTTTCTGGAGGATTTACTTCCAAAAACTCCAGATGGCTCATTGTTCTCTGTTTATTGGCTGCTGATTTGCTTGCCGTGGCCATTTCCGTCAAAATGAATGCTCTTCTCTATTTGCCAGGCTttttggtggtggtatACTTCCTCTGCAATGAAAATCTACTCAAAACTGCTCTCGTTTCACTCTTCGGTTTCCTTGTAGAGCTCGGGATGAACAGcaaatttcttttcgaCTCGGATCTTCAAGTCCGTACCGAATTCATTTCGAATGCTTTCGATTTCGGCcgtcaatttcttttcgaaTGGTCCGTCAACTGGAAGTTTCTTGGTCCGCAGTTATTCTCAAGTCGTGTCTTCCATACAGCTTTGCTTATTTTGCACGTGATCGTACTCTTAGCTTTCCTATTCTGTCGTTGGTTATCGAAGTCCCTAATTGGGAAGTCCCTTTCACAATTTATTCGCGATGCCATAACAAAGCCCCATCAAGATACCATATGCCAGGATAATGTGATATTCTCACCCGACAACTCTACCAACTTTGTGCTTTGGGTCATGACCCTCTCTAACTTCATTGGTGTGCTTTTTTCGCGTAGTTTGCACTACCAATTTCTTTGCTGGTATTCATATTCGCTTCCCTATTTGTTATATACGACAGGATTGCCTATGGTGGTGATAACTGCACTCTTTGCAGCTCACGAGTGGTGTTGGGATGTGTATCCGTCGACCCCTGTGAGCTCGGCTGTGTTGGTTTCCATTCTATTGATTGTAGTTGTGGCAAATTACTTGAGTAATCCTTTCAGAATTGTCAGACAGGATACTAAGTCGAAGGAGGAATGA
- a CDS encoding uncharacterized protein (BUSCO:EOG09341OB0~EggNog:ENOG41) codes for MVSEKQQPPEDLDFLTYSSVPSGKSEGKTHFIIVGAGIIGVCIAYYITHHPKFDSKKQYITILESKRVAGGASGKAGGLLALWAFPQQIVPLSFKLHQDLAKEYNGEKEWGYRRLTTISIEGDISAKGVAKAAAEAGKQTENSHVTSSRPAPSRGLSLANKKNLDEVESKSNSTDIPGTLTWINSGVIKEWSMLGDETTTAQVHPYQFTTFLLQKCLETGSVELIIGKAEDIIMDEDSGECEGVIYRPSSARAEYDDSSNEKVELLGDKVIMSIGPWTSKILPDCPISGLRAHSILIKPQQMSEITPHAVFTELSLGEHKFVSPEIYSRKDEVYVCGEGDSSVLIPDTTDDVEVVTEKCDQLFNYVSQISSNLAHGHVMKRQACYLPVLDIPSSSGPLIGETNVANLILASGHSCWGINNAPATGLLVSEILLDGEAKSCDISALNPSLYFDASLVYDDDDDDDIDDDDADDDNHTNDQDDGDESDDEDDTDYKESTEEDEDEHTFL; via the coding sequence GCCTGAGGATCTCGACTTTCTCACCTATTCGTCCGTCCCGTCTGGGAAGTCCGAGGGTAAGACCCATTTTATCATAGTTGGAGCAGGCATTATAGGTGTCTGTATTGCGTATTATATTACGCACCATCCAAAATTCGATTCCAAAAAACAATACATTACTATTTTAGAGAGCAAAAGAGTTGCAGGTGGCGCTTCGGGTAAGGCTGGTGGTCTCTTAGCCCTGTGGGCTTTCCCCCAGCAAATTGTTCCTTTAAGTTTCAAGCTCCACCAGGACTTGGCTAAGGAGTATAATGGAGAAAAGGAGTGGGGCTATCGTAGGTTGACGACTATTAGTATTGAGGGTGATATTAGTGCCAAAGGGGTTGCCAAGGCGGCGGCCGAGGCTGGCAAACAGACCGAGAATAGTCACGTGACCTCCTCTCGTCCAGCACCATCTCGTGGTTTGTCTCTTGCTAACAAAAAGAACTTAGACGAGGTGGAATCCAAGTCTAACTCTACTGATATACCAGGAACTTTAACATGGATCAACTCTGGTGTCATTAAAGAATGGAGTATGTTAGGAGATGAAACGACTACCGCTCAGGTTCATCCGTATCAATTTACCACGTTCTTGCTTCAAAAATGTCTGGAAACAGGTAGCGTCGAGCTAATTATAGGAAAGGCAGAAGATATTATTATGGATGAGGACTCTGGGGAATGTGAAGGTGTCATCTACAGACCTTCTAGTGCAAGGGCAGAGTACGATGACTCGTCCAATGAGAAGGTAGAACTTCTGGGAGATAAGGTGATAATGTCAATTGGTCCATGGACCAGTAAGATTCTTCCTGACTGTCCTATATCCGGTTTAAGAGCTCATTCCATCCTCATAAAACCTCAACAAATGTCTGAAATCACTCCTCATGCTGTGTTTACAGAGTTGAGTCTGGGTGAACACAAGTTTGTCAGTCCGGAAATATATTCTCGTAAAGACGAAGTCTACGTTTGTGGAGAAGGCGATTCCAGCGTTCTTATTCCCGACACTACCGATGATGTGGAAGTTGTTACCGAGAAATGCGATCAGTTATTTAACTACGTGTCTCAAATCAGTAGTAATTTGGCTCATGGTCATGTGATGAAACGTCAGGCCTGCTATCTACCTGTTTTGGAcattccttcttcttctggtcCTTTAATCGGAGAAACTAATGTGGCAAACTTGATTTTGGCATCAGGTCATTCTTGCTGGGGTATCAATAATGCTCCTGCCACAGGTCTATTGGTTAGCGAGATTTTATTGGACGGAGAGGCCAAGAGCTGCGATATCAGTGCCTTGAATCCTTCGTTATATTTTGatgcttctttggtttatgatgatgatgatgatgacgacattgatgacgacgatgctgatgatgataatcACACTAATGATCaagatgatggtgatgaaagtgacgatgaagacgaTACTGACTATAAGGAAAGTacagaagaggatgaagatgaacaCACCTTTCTATGA
- the GLE2 gene encoding RNA export factor gle2 produces the protein MDGTKVVSGGADKTVRLFDLATQQTQTIGQHEEPVRTVRAVQCGPQNTPCIVSGSWDKTVKYWDMRQPTPMCTLTMPERVYAMDASQKLLVVATAGLHVEIINLNNPNQIFRSTLSPLKFQTRSIACYPKGDGYAVGSIEGRCGIQYVDAMQQKDYGFSFKCQREQKANPKEALIYAVNSIVFHPVYGTFATAGADGTFSFWDKDSRHRLKGYPSFGATIPAVNFNRTGAIYAYALSYDWSKGYQYNTPNYTNVVRLHICRDEEVKPRGKRKT, from the coding sequence ATGGATGGCACAAAAGTTGTTTCCGGTGGGGCAGACAAAACCGTTCGCTTGTTCGATCTGGCTACGCAACAGACGCAGACAATCGGGCAGCACGAGGAGCCAGTTCGTACCGTTCGCGCTGTGCAGTGTGGCCCGCAAAATACTCCCTGTATAGTGTCGGGCTCGTGGGACAAGACTGTGAAGTACTGGGATATGCGGCAGCCTACACCAATGTGCACATTAACAATGCCTGAGCGCGTATACGCCATGGACGCATCACAAAAGCTGCTTGTTGTGGCAACGGCGGGACTGCACGTTGAAATAATCAATTTGAATAACCCAAACCAAATATTCCGCAGCACGCTTTCACCACTTAAATTTCAGACTCGTTCGATTGCATGCTATCCAAAGGGAGATGGATATGCGGTAGGCTCGATAGAAGGGCGATGCGGTATTCAGTACGTGGACGCGATGCAGCAGAAAGATTATGGATTTTCTTTTAAGTGTCAACGAGAGCAAAAGGCTAACCCGAAGGAGGCCCTTATCTATGCAGTCAACAGTATAGTCTTCCACCCAGTTTACGGGACATTTGCCACCGCGGGTGCAGACGGAACTTTCAGCTTCTGGGACAAAGATTCTCGCCACCGGTTAAAAGGATACCCGTCTTTTGGAGCCACGATCCCCGCTGTGAACTTCAACCGGACGGGCGCGATTTATGCGTACGCGTTGAGTTATGACTGGTCTAAAGGATATCAATATAACACACCTAACTATACGAACGTCGTGAGGTTGCACATATGTCGCGACGAAGAAGTGAAGCCACGGgggaagagaaagacgTAG